A DNA window from Leopardus geoffroyi isolate Oge1 chromosome A1, O.geoffroyi_Oge1_pat1.0, whole genome shotgun sequence contains the following coding sequences:
- the B4GALT7 gene encoding beta-1,4-galactosyltransferase 7 isoform X3 has translation MFPSRRKAAQLPWEDGRSRLLPSSLPRKCSVFHLFVACLLLGFLSLLWLQLSCSGDVARAARGQGQETPGPPHSCPPEPPPEHWEEDASWGPHRLAVLVPFRERFEELLVFVPHMHRFLSRKKVPHHIYVLNQVDHFRFNRAALVNVGFLESSNSTDYIAMHDVDLLPLNEELDYGFPEAGPFHVASPELHPLYHYKTYVGGILLLSKQHYQLCNGMSNRFWGWGREDDEFYRRIKGAGLQLFRPSGITTGYKTFRHLHDPAWRKRDQKRIAAQKQEQFKVDREGGLNTVKYRVDSRTALSVGGAPCTVLNIMLDCDKAATPWCTFG, from the exons ATGTTCCCCTCCCGGAGGAAAGCGGCGCAGCTGCCCTGGGAGGACGGCAG GTCCAGGTTGCTCCCCAGCAGCCTTCCCCGGAAATGCTCCGTCTTCCACCTCTTCGTTGCCTGTCTCTTACTGggcttcctctccctgctctggcTGCAGCTCAGCTGCTCTGGTGACGTGGCCCGGGCAGCCCGGGGACAAGGGCAGGAGACCCCAGGCccaccccactcctgccccccGGAGCCACCTCCCGAGCACTGGGAAGAAGACGCGTCCTGGGGCCCCCACCGCCTGGCAGTGCTGGTGCCCTTCCGTGAACGCTTCGAGGAGCTGCTGGTCTTTGTGCCCCACATGCACCGCTTCCTAAGCAGGAAGAAGGTCCCGCACCACATCTATGTGCTCAACCAGGTGGATCACTTCAG GTTCAACCGGGCGGCCCTCGTCAACGTGGGCTTCCTGGAGAGCAGCAACAGCACGGACTACATCGCCATGCACGACGTGGACCTGCTCCCCCTCAACGAGGAACTGGACTATGGCTTCCCCGAGGCCGGGCCCTTCCACGTGGCCTCCCCGGAGCTGCACCCGCTCTACCACTACAAGACCTACGTGGGCGGCATCCTGCTGCTCTCCAAGCAGCACTACCAGCTG TGCAACGGGATGTCCAACCGCTTCTGGGGCTGGGGCCGCGAAGATGACGAGTTCTACCGTCGCATCAAAGGGGCCGGGCTGCAG CTTTTCCGCCCCTCGGGAATCACAACTGGGTACAAGACATTTCGCCACCTGCATGACCCAGCCTGGCGGAAGAGGGACCAGAAGCGCATCGCAGCTCAAAAACAG GAGCAGTTCAAGGTGGACCGGGAGGGAGGCCTGAACACCGTGAAGTACCGTGTGGATTCCCGCACAGCCTTGTCTGTGGGCGGGGCCCCCTGCACTGTTCTCAACATCATGTTGGACTGCGACAAGGCTGCCACCCCCTGGTGCACATTTGGCTGA
- the B4GALT7 gene encoding beta-1,4-galactosyltransferase 7 isoform X2, protein MFPSRRKAAQLPWEDGRWEISSCPYPRSPPQPQKEPRGRGRICRGSSLPRPLAELGSALPQRKPPPQDNGGSRLLPSSLPRKCSVFHLFVACLLLGFLSLLWLQLSCSGDVARAARGQGQETPGPPHSCPPEPPPEHWEEDASWGPHRLAVLVPFRERFEELLVFVPHMHRFLSRKKVPHHIYVLNQVDHFRFNRAALVNVGFLESSNSTDYIAMHDVDLLPLNEELDYGFPEAGPFHVASPELHPLYHYKTYVGGILLLSKQHYQLCNGMSNRFWGWGREDDEFYRRIKGAGLQEQFKVDREGGLNTVKYRVDSRTALSVGGAPCTVLNIMLDCDKAATPWCTFG, encoded by the exons ATGTTCCCCTCCCGGAGGAAAGCGGCGCAGCTGCCCTGGGAGGACGGCAG GTGGGAGATTTCCTCATGTCCATATCCCCGgtctccaccccagccccagaaAGAACCCAGGGGACGAGGGAGAATCTGTAGAGGTTCCAGCCTTCCCAGGCCACTGGCAGAATTGGGCTCCGCTCTTCCCCAGCGGAAACCCCCACCACAGGACAATGGGGG GTCCAGGTTGCTCCCCAGCAGCCTTCCCCGGAAATGCTCCGTCTTCCACCTCTTCGTTGCCTGTCTCTTACTGggcttcctctccctgctctggcTGCAGCTCAGCTGCTCTGGTGACGTGGCCCGGGCAGCCCGGGGACAAGGGCAGGAGACCCCAGGCccaccccactcctgccccccGGAGCCACCTCCCGAGCACTGGGAAGAAGACGCGTCCTGGGGCCCCCACCGCCTGGCAGTGCTGGTGCCCTTCCGTGAACGCTTCGAGGAGCTGCTGGTCTTTGTGCCCCACATGCACCGCTTCCTAAGCAGGAAGAAGGTCCCGCACCACATCTATGTGCTCAACCAGGTGGATCACTTCAG GTTCAACCGGGCGGCCCTCGTCAACGTGGGCTTCCTGGAGAGCAGCAACAGCACGGACTACATCGCCATGCACGACGTGGACCTGCTCCCCCTCAACGAGGAACTGGACTATGGCTTCCCCGAGGCCGGGCCCTTCCACGTGGCCTCCCCGGAGCTGCACCCGCTCTACCACTACAAGACCTACGTGGGCGGCATCCTGCTGCTCTCCAAGCAGCACTACCAGCTG TGCAACGGGATGTCCAACCGCTTCTGGGGCTGGGGCCGCGAAGATGACGAGTTCTACCGTCGCATCAAAGGGGCCGGGCTGCAG GAGCAGTTCAAGGTGGACCGGGAGGGAGGCCTGAACACCGTGAAGTACCGTGTGGATTCCCGCACAGCCTTGTCTGTGGGCGGGGCCCCCTGCACTGTTCTCAACATCATGTTGGACTGCGACAAGGCTGCCACCCCCTGGTGCACATTTGGCTGA
- the B4GALT7 gene encoding beta-1,4-galactosyltransferase 7 isoform X1 — MFPSRRKAAQLPWEDGRWEISSCPYPRSPPQPQKEPRGRGRICRGSSLPRPLAELGSALPQRKPPPQDNGGSRLLPSSLPRKCSVFHLFVACLLLGFLSLLWLQLSCSGDVARAARGQGQETPGPPHSCPPEPPPEHWEEDASWGPHRLAVLVPFRERFEELLVFVPHMHRFLSRKKVPHHIYVLNQVDHFRFNRAALVNVGFLESSNSTDYIAMHDVDLLPLNEELDYGFPEAGPFHVASPELHPLYHYKTYVGGILLLSKQHYQLCNGMSNRFWGWGREDDEFYRRIKGAGLQLFRPSGITTGYKTFRHLHDPAWRKRDQKRIAAQKQEQFKVDREGGLNTVKYRVDSRTALSVGGAPCTVLNIMLDCDKAATPWCTFG, encoded by the exons ATGTTCCCCTCCCGGAGGAAAGCGGCGCAGCTGCCCTGGGAGGACGGCAG GTGGGAGATTTCCTCATGTCCATATCCCCGgtctccaccccagccccagaaAGAACCCAGGGGACGAGGGAGAATCTGTAGAGGTTCCAGCCTTCCCAGGCCACTGGCAGAATTGGGCTCCGCTCTTCCCCAGCGGAAACCCCCACCACAGGACAATGGGGG GTCCAGGTTGCTCCCCAGCAGCCTTCCCCGGAAATGCTCCGTCTTCCACCTCTTCGTTGCCTGTCTCTTACTGggcttcctctccctgctctggcTGCAGCTCAGCTGCTCTGGTGACGTGGCCCGGGCAGCCCGGGGACAAGGGCAGGAGACCCCAGGCccaccccactcctgccccccGGAGCCACCTCCCGAGCACTGGGAAGAAGACGCGTCCTGGGGCCCCCACCGCCTGGCAGTGCTGGTGCCCTTCCGTGAACGCTTCGAGGAGCTGCTGGTCTTTGTGCCCCACATGCACCGCTTCCTAAGCAGGAAGAAGGTCCCGCACCACATCTATGTGCTCAACCAGGTGGATCACTTCAG GTTCAACCGGGCGGCCCTCGTCAACGTGGGCTTCCTGGAGAGCAGCAACAGCACGGACTACATCGCCATGCACGACGTGGACCTGCTCCCCCTCAACGAGGAACTGGACTATGGCTTCCCCGAGGCCGGGCCCTTCCACGTGGCCTCCCCGGAGCTGCACCCGCTCTACCACTACAAGACCTACGTGGGCGGCATCCTGCTGCTCTCCAAGCAGCACTACCAGCTG TGCAACGGGATGTCCAACCGCTTCTGGGGCTGGGGCCGCGAAGATGACGAGTTCTACCGTCGCATCAAAGGGGCCGGGCTGCAG CTTTTCCGCCCCTCGGGAATCACAACTGGGTACAAGACATTTCGCCACCTGCATGACCCAGCCTGGCGGAAGAGGGACCAGAAGCGCATCGCAGCTCAAAAACAG GAGCAGTTCAAGGTGGACCGGGAGGGAGGCCTGAACACCGTGAAGTACCGTGTGGATTCCCGCACAGCCTTGTCTGTGGGCGGGGCCCCCTGCACTGTTCTCAACATCATGTTGGACTGCGACAAGGCTGCCACCCCCTGGTGCACATTTGGCTGA
- the B4GALT7 gene encoding beta-1,4-galactosyltransferase 7 isoform X4, which translates to MFPSRRKAAQLPWEDGRSRLLPSSLPRKCSVFHLFVACLLLGFLSLLWLQLSCSGDVARAARGQGQETPGPPHSCPPEPPPEHWEEDASWGPHRLAVLVPFRERFEELLVFVPHMHRFLSRKKVPHHIYVLNQVDHFRFNRAALVNVGFLESSNSTDYIAMHDVDLLPLNEELDYGFPEAGPFHVASPELHPLYHYKTYVGGILLLSKQHYQLCNGMSNRFWGWGREDDEFYRRIKGAGLQEQFKVDREGGLNTVKYRVDSRTALSVGGAPCTVLNIMLDCDKAATPWCTFG; encoded by the exons ATGTTCCCCTCCCGGAGGAAAGCGGCGCAGCTGCCCTGGGAGGACGGCAG GTCCAGGTTGCTCCCCAGCAGCCTTCCCCGGAAATGCTCCGTCTTCCACCTCTTCGTTGCCTGTCTCTTACTGggcttcctctccctgctctggcTGCAGCTCAGCTGCTCTGGTGACGTGGCCCGGGCAGCCCGGGGACAAGGGCAGGAGACCCCAGGCccaccccactcctgccccccGGAGCCACCTCCCGAGCACTGGGAAGAAGACGCGTCCTGGGGCCCCCACCGCCTGGCAGTGCTGGTGCCCTTCCGTGAACGCTTCGAGGAGCTGCTGGTCTTTGTGCCCCACATGCACCGCTTCCTAAGCAGGAAGAAGGTCCCGCACCACATCTATGTGCTCAACCAGGTGGATCACTTCAG GTTCAACCGGGCGGCCCTCGTCAACGTGGGCTTCCTGGAGAGCAGCAACAGCACGGACTACATCGCCATGCACGACGTGGACCTGCTCCCCCTCAACGAGGAACTGGACTATGGCTTCCCCGAGGCCGGGCCCTTCCACGTGGCCTCCCCGGAGCTGCACCCGCTCTACCACTACAAGACCTACGTGGGCGGCATCCTGCTGCTCTCCAAGCAGCACTACCAGCTG TGCAACGGGATGTCCAACCGCTTCTGGGGCTGGGGCCGCGAAGATGACGAGTTCTACCGTCGCATCAAAGGGGCCGGGCTGCAG GAGCAGTTCAAGGTGGACCGGGAGGGAGGCCTGAACACCGTGAAGTACCGTGTGGATTCCCGCACAGCCTTGTCTGTGGGCGGGGCCCCCTGCACTGTTCTCAACATCATGTTGGACTGCGACAAGGCTGCCACCCCCTGGTGCACATTTGGCTGA
- the TMED9 gene encoding transmembrane emp24 domain-containing protein 9, translating into MAAEQGVRVVGPRPGGGLGRVIRALVLLLCFVARGGALYFHIGETEKKCFIEEIPDETMVIGNYRTQLYDKQREEYQPATPGLGMFVEVKDPEDKVILARQYGSEGRFTFTSHTPGEHQICLHSNSTKFSLFAGGMLRVHLDIQVGEHANDYAEIAAKDKLSELQLRVRQLVEQVEQIQKEQNYQRWREERFRQTSESTNQRVLWWSILQTLILVAIGVWQMRHLKSFFEAKKLV; encoded by the exons ATGGCTGCGGAGCAGGGCGTGAGGGTCGTCGGGCCCCGGCCCGGAGGGGGACTGGGAAGGGTGATTCGGGCCCTCGTGCTGCTTCTGTGTTTTGTGGCCCGCGGAGGCGCGCTTTACTTCCACATCGGGGAGACCGAAAAGAAGTGCTTTATTGAGGAGATCCCGGACGAGACCATGGTTATAG GAAACTACCGGACGCAGCTGTATGACAAGCAGCGGGAGGAGTACCAGCCGGCCACCCCCGGGCTCGGCATGTTCGTGGAGGTGAAGGACCCAGAGGACAAG GTGATCCTGGCCCGGCAGTATGGCTCTGAAGGCAGGTTCACTTTCACCTCCCATACCCCCGGCGAACACCAGATCTGTCTTCACTCTAATTCCACCAAGTTCTCCCTTTTTGCTGGAGGCATGCTG AGAGTTCACCTGGACATCCAGGTGGGTGAACACGCCAACGACTACGCAGAAATTGCCGCCAAAGACAAGTTGAGTGAGCTGCAGCTACGAGTGAGACAGCTGGTGGAGCAAGTGGAGCAGATCCAGAAGGAGCAGAACTACCAACGG TGGCGAGAGGAGCGTTTCCGGCAGACCAGCGAGAGCACCAACCAGCGGGTGCTGTGGTGGTCCATTCTGCAGACCCTCATCCTCGTAGCCATCGGCGTCTGGCAGATGCGACACCTCAAGAGCTTCTTTGAAGCGAAGAAGCTGGTGTAG
- the LOC123601964 gene encoding transmembrane emp24 domain-containing protein 9-like isoform X1 has protein sequence MALPLLLGQLLALMGPGDAFYLEVRELEEKCFIQEIPDGTVVIGNYKTELYDPAMEKYQPSPQWINLFVFVKDPENKNLLARQYGPQGSFTFTSQSPGEHQICLHLESIRFALFYDGKLAIHLDMQLGERTNDYTEFAAKDKLTQLHLRVQQLVEQVELIQKEQEYQRWREERFRQTSESTNQRVLWWSILQTFILVATGVWQMQHLKSFFKAKKLV, from the exons ATGGCCCTGCCGCTGCTGCTGGGGCAGCTGCTGGCGCTGATGGGCCCCGGGGACGCGTTCTACCTCGAGGTCCGCGAGCTGGAGGAGAAGTGCTTCATCCAGGAGATCCCCGATGGTACCGTGGTCATAG GTAACTACAAGACGGAGCTATACGACCCTGCTATGGAAAAGTACCAGCCCTCCCCCCAGTGGATCAATTTATTCGTGTTTGTGAAGGACCCAGAGAACAAG AACCTTCTGGCCCGTCAGTACGGCCCTCAGGGCAGCTTCACCTTCACCTCCCAGTCTCCAGGAGAGCACCAGATCTGCCTCCACCTTGAGTCTATCCGGTTCGCCCTCTTCTATGATGGCAAGCTG GCCATTCACTTGGATATGCAGTTGGGTGAACGCACCAACGATTACACGGAGTTTGCAGCCAAGGACAAGCTGACCCAGCTGCATCTGCGTGTCCAGCAGCTTGTGGAGCAGGTGGAGTTGATCCAGAAGGAGCAGGAATACCAGAGG tGGCGAGAGGAGCGCTTCCGGCAGACCAGCGAGAGCACCAACCAGCGGGTGCTGTGGTGGTCCATTCTGCAGACCTTCATCCTCGTGGCCACAGGTGTCTGGCAGATGCAGCACCTCAAGAGTTTCTTTAAAGCCAAGAAGCTGGTGTAG
- the LOC123601964 gene encoding transmembrane emp24 domain-containing protein 9-like isoform X2, producing the protein MALPLLLGQLLALMGPGDAFYLEVRELEEKCFIQEIPDGTVVIGNYKTELYDPAMEKYQPSPQWINLFVFVKDPENKNLLARQYGPQGSFTFTSQSPGEHQICLHLESIRFALFYDGKLAIHLDMQLGERTNDYTEFAAKDKLTQLHLRVQQLVEQWREERFRQTSESTNQRVLWWSILQTFILVATGVWQMQHLKSFFKAKKLV; encoded by the exons ATGGCCCTGCCGCTGCTGCTGGGGCAGCTGCTGGCGCTGATGGGCCCCGGGGACGCGTTCTACCTCGAGGTCCGCGAGCTGGAGGAGAAGTGCTTCATCCAGGAGATCCCCGATGGTACCGTGGTCATAG GTAACTACAAGACGGAGCTATACGACCCTGCTATGGAAAAGTACCAGCCCTCCCCCCAGTGGATCAATTTATTCGTGTTTGTGAAGGACCCAGAGAACAAG AACCTTCTGGCCCGTCAGTACGGCCCTCAGGGCAGCTTCACCTTCACCTCCCAGTCTCCAGGAGAGCACCAGATCTGCCTCCACCTTGAGTCTATCCGGTTCGCCCTCTTCTATGATGGCAAGCTG GCCATTCACTTGGATATGCAGTTGGGTGAACGCACCAACGATTACACGGAGTTTGCAGCCAAGGACAAGCTGACCCAGCTGCATCTGCGTGTCCAGCAGCTTGTGGAGCAG tGGCGAGAGGAGCGCTTCCGGCAGACCAGCGAGAGCACCAACCAGCGGGTGCTGTGGTGGTCCATTCTGCAGACCTTCATCCTCGTGGCCACAGGTGTCTGGCAGATGCAGCACCTCAAGAGTTTCTTTAAAGCCAAGAAGCTGGTGTAG
- the LOC123601964 gene encoding transmembrane emp24 domain-containing protein 9-like isoform X3: MALPLLLGQLLALMGPGDAFYLEVRELEEKCFIQEIPDGTVVIGNYKTELYDPAMEKYQPSPQWINLFVFVKDPENKAIHLDMQLGERTNDYTEFAAKDKLTQLHLRVQQLVEQVELIQKEQEYQRWREERFRQTSESTNQRVLWWSILQTFILVATGVWQMQHLKSFFKAKKLV, translated from the exons ATGGCCCTGCCGCTGCTGCTGGGGCAGCTGCTGGCGCTGATGGGCCCCGGGGACGCGTTCTACCTCGAGGTCCGCGAGCTGGAGGAGAAGTGCTTCATCCAGGAGATCCCCGATGGTACCGTGGTCATAG GTAACTACAAGACGGAGCTATACGACCCTGCTATGGAAAAGTACCAGCCCTCCCCCCAGTGGATCAATTTATTCGTGTTTGTGAAGGACCCAGAGAACAAG GCCATTCACTTGGATATGCAGTTGGGTGAACGCACCAACGATTACACGGAGTTTGCAGCCAAGGACAAGCTGACCCAGCTGCATCTGCGTGTCCAGCAGCTTGTGGAGCAGGTGGAGTTGATCCAGAAGGAGCAGGAATACCAGAGG tGGCGAGAGGAGCGCTTCCGGCAGACCAGCGAGAGCACCAACCAGCGGGTGCTGTGGTGGTCCATTCTGCAGACCTTCATCCTCGTGGCCACAGGTGTCTGGCAGATGCAGCACCTCAAGAGTTTCTTTAAAGCCAAGAAGCTGGTGTAG